The Streptomyces sp. R28 region AAGCGGCGCAGCACCGCGCGGGTCCGCGCCACCAGCACGGCACCGTCGAACGGCTTGGTCACGTAGTCGTCCGCGCCCGCCTCCAGGCCCAGCACCACGTCGATCGAGTCCGCGCGCGCCGACAGCATGATCACCGGCACGGTCGACTCGTCGCGGATACGGCGGCACAGGCTGACGCCGTCCAGGCCCGGGACCATGACGTCCAGCAACGCGATGTCCGGCCGGTCCGCCCGGAACGCCTCCAGGCCCGACAGCCCGTCGGGCATGGCGGTGACCGCGAAGCCGTCCCGCTCCAGGGCGAGCTGGGTGGCCTCGCGGATGACGTCGTCGTCCTCGACGAACAGAACGTGGGTCTGGTCTGCCATCCCGGTGCTCTCAGTCCTCGTGTGCCGTATGTCGTATGCGGTGTGTATGCCGTGTGTGCTTGGAGTTGCGTGATCTTGGAGGTGCGTCGTGCGTGTCCACTTGGGGGACGCGTGGACCGGCCGATGCGTTCACCGCTGTCGCGGGGCGGCCCTCAGCTGTCGGGCGCCGTGGACTCGTCACCACCACCGAGGGTGCCGTAGTCGGTGCGCCAGCGGTGCTTCTGGACGAAGCGGTCGGAGGTCCACAGGTATTGGATCACGTACTCGCTGGACGGGTTCGACAGCGCGTCGTCCTTGGCGTACACCTGCTTGGTCACCACCAGCAGGCCGCGGTCGATCTCCGCGTAGACCGGTGGTTCCTCGGCCTTGAACACATTGCGGTAGGCGCCGCGCTGCTCGCGGTACACATACGAGGCGACGCCGACCTGATCGCCGCAGGACAGGACGTTGACCACGATGTCGTCCGCCGGTCCGCCGGTCAGGTCGCCGTAGGACACGTCGACGGGATAGTCGTCGGACACGCACGGCTTCAGCTCGCGCTTGACCTCCGCCGAGACCGCGGGGTCCGCCTTGACCAGGCGTACGGCCTCCCTCGGGTCCCGGGCGGCCGAGGCGGAGGGCGATGCCGCGCGTGGCGCCGAGACGGCCGACCCGCCCGCCGCGTCGTGCGCCGGTCCCTCGTCGCGGGCGCCGGTGCCGCCGGTGGCGCACGCGGAGGCGAAAAGGGCGAGGGCGACGACCACGGCCACCGCCGTGAACGCCGCCTGCAGGGTTCCCCGGGCGAGTGCGGGCCCGGGGCGGCCGGGGCCGACGTCCTCGGAATCCCCGTCCGTGTCCCGGTCGCCCTTGTCCGTGTGCCCGGTTCTGTCCGGGTGCCCGGTGCCGCCCGCTGTCGTGCCTAGGCCGCGCAACGCTCCCGCTCCTCACGCTCCAGCGCGCGTGCGTCCAGATCGCGGCTCTCCAGCTCCTCGCGGAGCCGGGCGAGCGCCCGGTGCAGCGTGCTCTTGACCGTTCCGGCCGACATGCCGAGGGCGGCGGCCGTCTCCTCCGTGGACATCTGCTCCCAGTGTCGCAGCACCACGACACTGCGCTGCTTCGGTGCCAGAACCTTCATGATGTCCATCAGCAGGGCACGGTCCGCGTGCTGCTCGGTGGAGTCGTCGACCGAGGCGTCCGGGAGCTGCTCGGTCGGCACCTCCTCCAGCTTGCGGGCCCGCCACCACTCGGTGCGCGTGTTGATCATGACGCGGCGCAGGTAGGCGTCCGCGAGCCGCTTGTCCGCGATGCCGTCCCAGCGGTGGTACGTCCGCACCAGCGCCGTCTGCAGCAGGTCCTGGGCGTCCACCGGGTCCGGGACCAGCCGGCGGGCGCTGCGCAGCAGCGCGTCCTGCCGGGTGCGGACGTACTCCTCGAACTCGAGCACCTCTCCCTGCGCCATGTTGACCGCCTCCGCTTCCCCGTGTCCGGCCGGCGTTCGCCGTCGGTCTCACTGCCTGTGGTTCGTAGTCGTCCCCGCTTGCCGGGTACGGAAATGAAGCTACGGAGGCGTTGTCACGGCGCTGTCCGAAGCAGCCTGCGGCTAGCGCTCGGCTGTCCGTCGGTTGTGTAACGGAATCAGGAAAGGGGTAAAACGGCTGATCGATTGAGTTCGGTATGGGGTGATTTGGGGGTGTGTCAGCGGTGCAGCGGCCATGCCGCCGCTGTGTGTCGTGTGTTGCAGAGCCCCTACGGCTGTGATGTGACGGTGCGTCAGGCCGACTTGTCGGCCAGGGCGGGCATCAGGTCAGCGGCAGTCGGTACATCCCGCCCGGCAGCGGCTCCACCAGACCGTCCGCGACCAGGCCGTCCAGAGCGCGGGCGCGCTGCACCGGCTCGTGCCACACCCGGTCGAGGGCCGCCTGCGGGACGGGCGTGTGGGCTTCGCGGAGTACGG contains the following coding sequences:
- the cseB gene encoding two-component system response regulator CseB is translated as MADQTHVLFVEDDDVIREATQLALERDGFAVTAMPDGLSGLEAFRADRPDIALLDVMVPGLDGVSLCRRIRDESTVPVIMLSARADSIDVVLGLEAGADDYVTKPFDGAVLVARTRAVLRRFGHAGRDDRADDAGSAAAGGVLAFGELEIDTEGMEVRRDGQPVALTPTEMRLLLEFSSAPGTVLSRDKLLERVWDYGWGGDTRVVDVHVQRLRTKVGQDRIETVRGFGYKLKA
- a CDS encoding SigE family RNA polymerase sigma factor, with translation MAQGEVLEFEEYVRTRQDALLRSARRLVPDPVDAQDLLQTALVRTYHRWDGIADKRLADAYLRRVMINTRTEWWRARKLEEVPTEQLPDASVDDSTEQHADRALLMDIMKVLAPKQRSVVVLRHWEQMSTEETAAALGMSAGTVKSTLHRALARLREELESRDLDARALEREERERCAA